In a single window of the Bacillota bacterium genome:
- the iorA gene encoding indolepyruvate ferredoxin oxidoreductase subunit alpha → MVQVTEQPPGAGTRVLLSGNEAIARGAYEAGVRVAAGYPGTPATEVIEALARYPEVWVQWSTNEKVAVEVVIGASFAGARALAAMKHVGLNVAADPLLTFCYMPTNGGTVIVSADDPGMHSSQNEQDNRQYGRMARTPVLMPSDSAEARDFTRAAFDLSERFATPVILRSTTRLSHGRSPVTLGPRQEGPKPLRFERRPPDFVMLPAHARRRHPVVEERLDALRAYAEDCPLNRVEWRSTDLGFITGGVAYQYVKEAFPDASVLKLGLAYPIPRELIRRFAAGVRQLFVVEEGDPFWEELILAQGTGVLGQGVAGPQVFPRIGELSVGTVRHAAAHFLHRTVTTSTVAAIPAGSPPPPPTTPEPTSGAAPSPAPEPVGSAAELPGRPPVLCAGCPHRGVFYVLAKYHLITTGDIGCYTLGAAPPFHSIDTCTCMGSSIGHALGLEKALGPDFSRRAVAVIGDSTFVHSGITPLIDMVYNRGTGTVIILDNGTTAMTGHQGHPASGWDARHQPAPRLDLEALCRACGVNDVGVVDAYDLKAVEKAVKAALARPEPSVIIARRACVLLPGAAAPPIRFLPEKCIDCTACFRIGCPALEKDTGRGGKRPRLNEGLCTGCLMCVQLCKPGALVPPEEA, encoded by the coding sequence GGTTACCCCGGCACCCCCGCCACGGAGGTAATTGAGGCACTGGCGCGATACCCGGAGGTCTGGGTGCAGTGGTCTACCAACGAGAAAGTGGCCGTGGAGGTGGTGATCGGCGCCTCCTTTGCAGGCGCCCGCGCCCTGGCAGCCATGAAGCACGTGGGGCTGAACGTGGCCGCCGACCCTCTCCTGACTTTCTGCTACATGCCCACCAACGGTGGCACCGTCATCGTGTCGGCCGACGACCCCGGTATGCACTCTTCCCAGAACGAACAGGACAACCGCCAGTACGGCCGCATGGCCCGTACCCCGGTACTCATGCCCTCCGACTCGGCCGAGGCCAGGGACTTCACCCGGGCCGCCTTCGACCTCTCCGAGAGGTTCGCCACCCCGGTGATCCTGCGCAGCACCACCCGCCTCTCCCACGGGCGCAGCCCGGTGACCCTCGGCCCCCGCCAGGAGGGGCCAAAACCCCTCCGCTTCGAACGCAGGCCCCCGGACTTCGTAATGTTACCCGCCCATGCCCGCCGCCGCCACCCCGTGGTGGAGGAGCGGCTCGACGCCCTGCGCGCGTACGCGGAGGATTGCCCCCTCAACCGGGTGGAATGGCGCAGCACCGACCTGGGCTTCATCACGGGCGGGGTGGCATACCAGTACGTGAAAGAGGCGTTCCCCGATGCCTCCGTGCTCAAGCTGGGCCTGGCTTACCCCATCCCGCGCGAACTCATCCGCCGCTTCGCCGCCGGGGTGCGCCAGCTCTTCGTAGTGGAAGAGGGAGATCCCTTCTGGGAGGAACTGATCCTGGCGCAGGGCACGGGTGTCCTCGGCCAGGGGGTGGCCGGCCCGCAGGTGTTCCCCCGGATAGGCGAGTTGTCCGTAGGAACGGTGCGCCACGCCGCAGCCCACTTCCTCCACCGCACCGTCACTACTTCCACCGTGGCCGCCATCCCGGCGGGGTCGCCGCCGCCGCCGCCCACCACACCGGAGCCCACGTCGGGCGCGGCGCCATCGCCGGCACCGGAGCCCGTGGGGAGCGCGGCGGAATTGCCGGGTCGGCCGCCCGTGCTGTGCGCCGGCTGCCCCCACCGCGGCGTCTTCTACGTGCTGGCCAAGTACCACCTCATCACCACCGGCGACATCGGCTGCTACACCCTGGGGGCAGCACCGCCCTTCCACAGCATCGACACCTGCACCTGCATGGGGTCATCCATCGGGCACGCCCTGGGCCTGGAGAAAGCGCTGGGACCCGACTTCTCCCGCCGGGCGGTGGCGGTCATAGGAGACTCCACCTTCGTCCACTCGGGCATCACCCCCCTCATCGACATGGTTTACAACCGGGGCACGGGCACGGTGATCATCCTGGACAACGGCACCACCGCCATGACCGGGCACCAGGGCCACCCGGCCTCCGGCTGGGACGCCCGGCACCAGCCCGCTCCCCGCCTCGACCTGGAGGCCCTGTGCCGGGCCTGCGGGGTGAATGACGTCGGGGTAGTGGACGCGTACGATCTCAAGGCGGTGGAGAAGGCGGTAAAGGCTGCGCTGGCGCGCCCGGAGCCCTCGGTGATCATCGCCCGGCGGGCGTGCGTGCTGCTCCCGGGCGCCGCGGCACCCCCCATCCGCTTCCTTCCCGAGAAGTGCATCGACTGCACCGCCTGCTTCCGCATTGGATGTCCCGCCCTGGAGAAGGACACCGGGCGGGGGGGCAAGCGCCCGCGCCTGAACGAAGGGCTGTGCACGGGCTGCCTCATGTGCGTGCAACTGTGCAAGCCGGGAGCCCTGGTACCTCCCGAGGAGGCCTAG
- a CDS encoding indolepyruvate oxidoreductase subunit beta yields MIEVIIRPGAERTESPATATGTGQIEDIVIASVGGQGAILATRILASLFLGQGWEVKTSEVHGMAQRGGSVESHVRRGRTVHSPLVPRGEANLLLALEQLEALRFLPWLRSGGTCVCSTERIAPVTVTQGNQAYPEGVREILAEKAGTLLWVDAPALARGAGNLRAANVALLGALSPLLEATEQEWQQAITAHLPERVRAVNLAAFRLARELSLARLHAGTRPA; encoded by the coding sequence ATGATCGAAGTTATCATCCGCCCGGGGGCGGAGCGCACCGAGTCCCCGGCAACCGCAACGGGTACGGGGCAGATCGAGGACATCGTGATCGCCAGTGTGGGGGGACAGGGCGCTATCCTGGCCACCCGTATCCTGGCGTCCCTCTTTCTCGGCCAGGGGTGGGAGGTTAAGACCTCCGAAGTGCATGGCATGGCCCAGCGGGGCGGGAGCGTGGAGAGCCACGTGCGCCGGGGTCGGACCGTTCACTCACCGCTGGTACCGCGCGGGGAGGCCAACCTCTTGCTCGCCCTGGAGCAACTGGAGGCGTTGCGGTTCCTGCCCTGGTTGCGGTCGGGGGGTACCTGCGTGTGCAGCACGGAACGCATCGCCCCCGTCACCGTCACCCAGGGGAACCAGGCCTACCCGGAAGGGGTGCGGGAGATCCTGGCGGAGAAGGCGGGTACCCTGTTGTGGGTAGACGCCCCCGCCCTGGCCCGCGGGGCGGGCAACCTGCGGGCAGCCAACGTGGCCCTGCTGGGTGCCCTCTCCCCCCTCCTGGAGGCAACCGAGCAGGAGTGGCAGCAGGCCATCACCGCACACCTGCCCGAGCGGGTGCGGGCGGTGAACCTGGCCGCCTTCCGCCTGGCCCGCGAACTCAGCCTGGCCCGCCTCCACGCCGGAACTCGCCCCGCATAG
- a CDS encoding acetate--CoA ligase family protein gives MSDADTRGNLDAFFAPRTVAVVGASRDPAKIGHLVLKYLLESDARVYPVNPSAGEILGRPCYPDLASIPEDVDLAVLAVPAPATVEMVRQCVEKGVRAIIGQASGFGETGEEGRRLEEQIKGILSAVPAERRPRFLGPNTLGVYVPRRRLDTTFTLRERSPRPGPGDIAFISQSGATAVCIMEAAASLGVGLSAFAGIGNKLDVDENELLDYFAEDPHTRAIAFYLESFRDGRGFLERCRRITPHTPVVVLKTGRSAAGARAAALHTGSLVGSDRVVEGALRQVGAFRAYDEEELVDMARALGHGRPLPGKRVAVLTTAGGLGVIATDLLESRERGAGLELATLSEQGRGRLRSALVPFAAVENPVDLTANSSNEHYAASLEVLEAEAGVDAVLCVMQFQSPFVDDRLAGLIMDRFHHGPKPMVVVTIGGELSQRGLRQVVGAGVPAYPSLRRAVRALAALYERGLYLSRQRPGPEAPAATAAGHPSPLACAGQAADDPRKMVRPGVPLAEHQVKDLLATYGIPVPPRLVLQPGDASRPGNGSGRGGALPPGNLPFPYPVVVKTSAPDILHKTELGGVRLGIRDRDELDEALAAMGARFPGKTLVVEAQEPPGVEAIVGFIHDATFGPSLMVGLGGIFTELYQDVAFRVAPITAADARDMIQQLRGGHLFDGFRGIRAGREALVSVLMGMSRLAEDLGDHIEQMDLNPVIIYPDRAVVVDAKLRVR, from the coding sequence ATGAGCGACGCCGACACCCGAGGAAACCTGGATGCCTTCTTCGCGCCCCGCACGGTGGCGGTGGTGGGGGCCTCACGCGACCCCGCCAAAATCGGGCATCTGGTGCTGAAGTACCTCCTGGAGAGCGACGCCCGCGTCTACCCGGTCAACCCGTCCGCCGGGGAGATCCTGGGCCGGCCCTGTTACCCGGACCTGGCCTCCATCCCGGAGGACGTCGACCTGGCGGTGCTGGCCGTACCCGCACCGGCCACCGTGGAGATGGTCCGGCAGTGCGTGGAGAAGGGCGTGCGCGCCATCATCGGCCAGGCCTCCGGCTTCGGAGAAACCGGGGAAGAGGGCAGACGCCTCGAAGAACAGATCAAGGGGATTCTAAGCGCCGTGCCCGCGGAGAGGCGGCCCCGCTTCCTGGGACCGAACACCCTGGGGGTATATGTGCCCAGGCGACGCCTTGACACCACCTTTACCCTGCGGGAGCGCAGCCCCCGGCCCGGACCGGGCGACATCGCCTTCATCTCCCAGAGCGGCGCCACCGCCGTATGCATCATGGAGGCGGCCGCTTCCCTGGGGGTAGGGCTCTCCGCGTTCGCCGGCATCGGCAACAAGCTGGATGTGGACGAAAACGAGTTGCTCGACTACTTCGCCGAAGACCCTCATACCCGCGCCATCGCCTTCTACCTGGAGAGCTTCCGGGACGGGCGCGGCTTCCTGGAGAGGTGCCGCCGCATCACCCCCCACACGCCGGTGGTGGTGCTCAAGACGGGCCGCTCGGCGGCGGGGGCGCGGGCCGCCGCCCTGCACACGGGATCCCTAGTGGGCTCCGACCGGGTGGTGGAGGGGGCGCTGCGCCAGGTGGGTGCCTTCCGGGCGTACGACGAGGAGGAACTCGTGGACATGGCCCGGGCCCTGGGCCACGGCCGTCCCCTCCCCGGCAAGAGGGTGGCGGTGCTCACCACCGCCGGCGGCCTGGGCGTGATCGCCACCGACCTCTTGGAATCCCGCGAGCGGGGGGCAGGCCTGGAACTGGCCACCCTGTCCGAGCAGGGCCGGGGACGCCTGCGCTCGGCGCTGGTCCCGTTCGCTGCCGTGGAGAACCCCGTCGACCTCACCGCAAACAGCAGCAACGAGCATTACGCCGCCAGCCTGGAGGTCCTCGAAGCGGAAGCCGGCGTAGACGCCGTCCTGTGCGTGATGCAGTTCCAGAGTCCCTTTGTCGACGACCGCCTGGCAGGGCTCATCATGGACCGCTTCCACCACGGACCCAAACCCATGGTGGTGGTGACCATCGGGGGCGAGCTCTCCCAGCGCGGCCTGCGCCAGGTGGTGGGGGCGGGCGTCCCCGCCTACCCCTCCCTGCGGCGGGCCGTGCGGGCCCTGGCCGCCCTCTATGAGCGTGGCCTTTACCTCTCCCGTCAGCGCCCCGGCCCCGAAGCGCCCGCCGCCACCGCCGCCGGGCATCCGTCCCCCCTGGCATGCGCGGGGCAGGCGGCGGACGACCCACGGAAGATGGTGCGGCCCGGGGTCCCCCTGGCCGAGCACCAGGTCAAAGACCTTCTCGCCACCTACGGCATCCCGGTGCCGCCACGGCTTGTGCTGCAGCCAGGGGATGCATCGCGGCCCGGGAATGGATCGGGGCGTGGGGGCGCGTTGCCACCTGGGAACCTCCCCTTCCCCTATCCCGTGGTGGTGAAGACTTCCGCCCCCGACATCCTCCACAAGACCGAGCTGGGGGGCGTGCGTCTGGGCATCCGCGACCGGGACGAGTTGGACGAGGCCCTCGCCGCCATGGGCGCACGGTTCCCGGGCAAGACCCTCGTGGTGGAAGCCCAGGAGCCCCCCGGCGTGGAGGCCATCGTGGGCTTCATCCACGATGCCACTTTCGGCCCCTCCCTCATGGTAGGGTTGGGCGGCATCTTCACCGAGTTGTACCAGGACGTGGCCTTCCGGGTGGCCCCCATCACCGCAGCTGACGCCCGCGACATGATCCAGCAACTGCGCGGGGGTCACCTCTTCGACGGCTTCCGCGGCATCAGGGCCGGCCGGGAAGCGCTGGTCTCCGTGCTGATGGGGATGTCGCGCCTGGCCGAAGACCTGGGCGACCACATCGAGCAGATGGACCTCAACCCCGTGATCATCTACCCGGACCGGGCCGTGGTCGTGGACGCCAAGCTCCGCGTTCGCTGA
- a CDS encoding C-GCAxxG-C-C family (seleno)protein, with amino-acid sequence MIAEQKVISRRKFLLGAGALAAGAAVTGGVTGLVLPGRAQAGESVRIVVNGKEVVGPIAARLENDVTLAPVRAVAESMGATVLWEGSSRTVDIKTAQTAAAVPQWPWTYKKLDPEVVRKRGYEGYYKGACCYGAFSAIVLTLAEEVGFPFTAIPADMFRYGEGGVVGWGTVCGALNGSCAAINLVCGKGVYNVLVNDLVGWYTQEPFPSKEHDTYSKFPGQVQNVSGSPLCHVSVGEWCKASGHKVTDPERKERCAKLTGDVAAFAVELLNKQADGVFAPAYKPSAEFAGCMSCHVGKDSALDNVQGRMNCVQCHQPH; translated from the coding sequence GTGATAGCAGAGCAGAAGGTGATTTCGAGGAGGAAATTCCTGCTGGGCGCGGGGGCCCTGGCTGCAGGAGCGGCCGTGACAGGGGGAGTGACGGGCCTGGTACTACCGGGCCGGGCGCAGGCTGGTGAAAGCGTCCGCATAGTGGTCAATGGCAAGGAAGTGGTGGGTCCCATCGCGGCCCGTCTCGAGAACGATGTTACCCTGGCGCCCGTGCGCGCAGTGGCGGAGTCCATGGGGGCCACAGTGCTCTGGGAAGGGAGCAGCCGCACCGTCGATATCAAGACCGCTCAGACGGCCGCAGCAGTACCGCAGTGGCCGTGGACTTACAAGAAGCTGGATCCCGAGGTCGTGCGCAAGAGGGGATACGAGGGCTATTACAAGGGAGCTTGCTGCTACGGTGCCTTCTCCGCCATTGTCCTTACGCTGGCTGAAGAGGTGGGTTTTCCGTTCACCGCGATCCCGGCGGACATGTTCCGTTATGGCGAAGGGGGAGTGGTGGGCTGGGGAACCGTGTGCGGAGCCCTGAACGGGTCCTGCGCGGCCATAAACCTGGTGTGCGGTAAGGGCGTGTACAACGTGCTGGTCAACGACTTGGTGGGATGGTACACCCAGGAACCGTTCCCCAGCAAGGAGCACGACACATACAGCAAGTTCCCCGGACAGGTCCAGAACGTCTCCGGCTCACCTCTGTGCCACGTGTCAGTGGGCGAGTGGTGCAAGGCCTCCGGGCACAAGGTTACCGATCCGGAGCGAAAAGAGCGCTGCGCCAAGTTGACCGGCGACGTGGCCGCCTTTGCGGTGGAATTGCTCAACAAGCAGGCTGATGGGGTGTTCGCACCCGCCTACAAGCCGTCGGCGGAGTTCGCCGGATGCATGAGCTGCCACGTGGGCAAGGACAGCGCCCTGGACAATGTGCAGGGCCGTATGAACTGCGTGCAGTGCCACCAACCTCACTGA
- a CDS encoding DUF86 domain-containing protein, which translates to MINVSLVQERLSLIKSYLTELEELRRFEREAFLADKKVIGATESYLRRSLEAVFDVGRHILAKTGGADLTLEYKSIAQGLAARGVVDRHLGEQLVKMAGYRNRLVHLYHLVTDEELYEIIQSDLDDIRGFVVAIRDFLGRQGRTNSAQRH; encoded by the coding sequence ATGATCAATGTCTCTCTGGTTCAGGAACGACTGTCGCTGATAAAGTCATACCTTACAGAGCTGGAAGAGCTGAGACGGTTTGAGCGGGAAGCGTTTCTGGCAGATAAGAAGGTCATCGGAGCGACCGAGAGCTACCTGCGGCGATCGCTGGAGGCCGTGTTCGACGTCGGGCGGCATATCCTGGCCAAGACCGGCGGTGCGGACCTGACCCTGGAATACAAATCGATTGCCCAGGGGCTGGCGGCGAGAGGTGTCGTGGACCGGCACCTGGGCGAGCAACTGGTCAAGATGGCGGGTTATCGAAACCGGCTTGTTCACCTTTACCACCTGGTGACCGACGAGGAGTTGTACGAGATCATTCAATCCGACCTGGACGACATTCGTGGCTTTGTCGTTGCCATACGGGATTTCCTGGGCCGGCAGGGCCGGACGAACTCCGCACAGCGCCACTAA
- a CDS encoding nucleotidyltransferase domain-containing protein — MTEQGVARHAGEEGKLGAFQRVCREHGLALVYLFGSQVANALRMLHGEDVELRDPLADIDIGVVTARPLPSDARGRLDMYTSLYCGLADFFAPYAVDLVLLEEHHSVFQAEALAGVCVFEASSAFRDRYEMSVLRRAADFKPFLDRFYQEVLEEV; from the coding sequence TTGACCGAGCAGGGCGTAGCGAGACATGCAGGAGAAGAGGGGAAGCTTGGGGCATTCCAGCGCGTCTGCCGCGAGCACGGGTTGGCCCTGGTCTACCTTTTCGGTTCGCAGGTGGCCAATGCTTTGCGCATGCTGCACGGGGAAGACGTGGAACTGCGGGATCCGCTTGCGGACATAGACATCGGTGTCGTCACCGCGCGACCGTTGCCCTCTGATGCCCGCGGACGTTTGGACATGTATACATCCTTGTACTGTGGTTTGGCCGATTTCTTCGCTCCCTATGCGGTTGATCTGGTGTTGCTGGAGGAACACCACTCTGTCTTCCAGGCCGAGGCACTCGCGGGGGTTTGCGTTTTCGAAGCCAGTTCTGCCTTTCGGGATCGGTACGAGATGTCTGTCTTGCGGCGGGCGGCCGATTTCAAGCCTTTCCTGGATCGGTTCTACCAGGAGGTCCTGGAAGAGGTGTGA